In Flavobacteriales bacterium, one genomic interval encodes:
- the ltrA gene encoding group II intron reverse transcriptase/maturase: MIERIVTKRNMLAACRRVASNKGAAGVDGLGVHALAEHLTVHGERLATAVCTGRYLPQAILGVAIPKSKGGTRLLGIPTVTDRLLQQAVHQVIMPLFEVEFKAHSYGFRPGRSAQQAVQRGQRNINEGHQHIVDIDLKNFFDEVDHCTLLQLLYRKVKCPLTMHLIRCWLRAPIQVDGKLVKRRKGVPQGSPLSPLLSNIMLHELDRELERQGLRYVRYADDFSIYLKRKSQARKVGNSIYLFLRERLKLPINRAKSGIRKPVQFELLGYGFVPTYEKGVKGQYQLVVGRQGWQTLKRKVKAITRKTAPLPLSERIARLRTVQRGWLNYFRLASMWGKLRDVDGWVRNRLRYCIWKDWKKPERKRKNLIRLGVDQQHAYAWSRTRKGGWAIAQSPILNTTITLSRLAKRGYEALLDHYQKVAPHLNEPLYTRPVRTVV; this comes from the coding sequence ATGATCGAACGCATCGTAACGAAACGCAACATGCTAGCGGCCTGTCGGCGGGTGGCGTCCAACAAGGGCGCTGCCGGAGTAGATGGGCTGGGTGTACACGCACTTGCCGAACACCTCACGGTGCATGGCGAGCGGCTTGCCACCGCAGTATGCACGGGCCGTTACCTGCCGCAGGCCATTCTGGGGGTAGCAATACCCAAGAGCAAAGGGGGTACCCGTCTACTAGGTATCCCCACGGTGACCGATCGCCTGCTACAACAGGCGGTACACCAAGTGATCATGCCCCTGTTCGAGGTGGAGTTCAAGGCCCACAGCTACGGCTTCCGCCCCGGACGGAGCGCCCAACAGGCAGTGCAGCGTGGGCAACGGAACATCAATGAAGGGCATCAACACATCGTTGATATCGACCTGAAAAACTTCTTCGATGAAGTGGACCATTGTACGCTGTTGCAACTGCTATACCGCAAGGTGAAGTGCCCCTTGACTATGCACCTGATACGCTGCTGGCTCCGCGCACCCATCCAAGTGGATGGGAAGCTGGTGAAGCGGCGCAAGGGTGTACCGCAGGGCAGCCCGCTCAGCCCGCTGCTATCCAACATCATGCTCCACGAACTGGACCGTGAACTGGAACGACAAGGGTTGCGCTACGTGCGTTATGCGGACGACTTCAGCATCTATCTGAAGCGCAAGAGCCAAGCGCGGAAAGTGGGCAATAGTATCTACCTGTTCCTTCGGGAGCGGCTGAAGCTGCCCATCAACCGTGCGAAGAGCGGCATCCGGAAACCCGTGCAGTTCGAGCTGCTGGGCTACGGGTTCGTCCCCACGTATGAAAAGGGTGTGAAAGGGCAATACCAACTGGTGGTCGGTAGACAAGGGTGGCAGACCTTGAAGCGCAAGGTGAAAGCTATTACACGCAAGACCGCTCCGCTACCGCTTAGCGAACGTATCGCCCGGCTTAGGACCGTACAACGCGGCTGGCTCAACTACTTCCGTTTGGCAAGTATGTGGGGTAAGTTGCGCGATGTGGACGGCTGGGTACGCAATCGCTTGCGGTACTGCATTTGGAAGGACTGGAAGAAACCCGAACGGAAACGGAAGAACCTGATCCGTTTGGGAGTTGACCAGCAACACGCCTATGCATGGAGCCGAACGCGCAAAGGTGGCTGGGCCATCGCCCAAAGTCCCATCCTGAACACTACGATCACTCTGTCCCGTCTGGCCAAACGCGGCTACGAAGCCCTGCTCGATCACTACCAGAAAGTCGCTCCACACCTCAACGAACCGCTGTATACGAGACCCGTACGTACAGTGGTGTGA
- a CDS encoding T9SS type A sorting domain-containing protein codes for MKTTIIFSILLLPSILLGQVINHFDNLDSKWNVAKTYPAANQQNPNFVATTTTVYGFQGDTLINSEQWLKLYSTSDSLFQSNLLYRGLLRQENNKVFYLDTLNQLDTLYDFSLNVGDSILFDLYGMYPEWLQVINIDSIQINGDYYRRLKFEEPTIQAFDELNEIWIEGIGSIHGPLFPNFPVKFSQEMPDSMLVTCTFSNNQQVWQHQSYPSCYVNIVLSVDQLELLDFKIYPNPFTDKIHIENIDLQQYELTILNSLGQTVKHTQVNNDNIIIDLSELKAGIYFLRIGSGDKTNTIKMIKKH; via the coding sequence ATGAAAACAACAATTATTTTTTCAATTCTACTGCTTCCCTCAATTCTTTTGGGACAAGTAATTAATCATTTTGACAACTTAGATTCAAAATGGAATGTTGCAAAAACCTATCCTGCCGCAAATCAACAAAATCCAAACTTTGTGGCGACAACAACAACCGTTTACGGCTTTCAAGGCGACACGTTAATAAATAGCGAACAATGGTTAAAGCTCTATTCTACGAGTGACTCATTGTTTCAAAGTAATCTTTTATATCGTGGTTTACTAAGACAAGAAAACAATAAAGTATTCTATCTTGACACATTAAACCAGCTTGATACCTTGTATGACTTCTCTTTGAATGTTGGCGACAGCATTCTGTTTGACTTATATGGAATGTATCCTGAGTGGCTTCAAGTTATCAATATTGACAGTATTCAAATTAATGGAGATTATTACAGACGCCTAAAATTTGAAGAGCCTACAATTCAAGCATTTGATGAACTTAACGAAATATGGATTGAAGGCATAGGAAGTATTCACGGACCTCTCTTTCCAAACTTTCCAGTAAAGTTTAGCCAAGAAATGCCAGATTCAATGTTGGTTACTTGCACGTTTTCGAATAATCAACAAGTTTGGCAACACCAAAGTTATCCAAGCTGTTATGTAAACATTGTTCTTAGTGTTGACCAGTTGGAACTTTTAGATTTCAAAATTTATCCAAATCCATTTACGGACAAAATTCACATTGAAAACATTGATTTACAACAGTATGAATTAACTATATTGAACAGCTTAGGTCAGACAGTTAAACATACGCAAGTCAATAATGACAATATAATCATTGACTTATCAGAATTGAAAGCAGGAATTTACTTTTTAAGAATTGGAAGTGGAGATAAGACTAACACAATAAAAATGATAAAGAAGCACTAA
- a CDS encoding DUF4304 domain-containing protein encodes MGIFDFLKNKPKMTDEKSDNQNLTNKIELKTHLDSIQKEIFLFLKPLGFKKKGRTFNRQTENGIYQVINIQSGRYEFGDKYVIPGFRENFYGKFTVNLGVMVKEIYELESHNKPKDIYQDYDCQIRERLPHLTIKQDHWWTISDDNNKTAKEVIDGLSSHGLDWLDNFENRDKICRNLGNLEDGSPRAKLDVALIELHRDKSKAEKLFQDYYNNIEIKNRHKEYVKGLADRLGLILKD; translated from the coding sequence ATGGGGATTTTTGACTTCTTAAAAAACAAACCAAAAATGACTGACGAAAAATCAGACAACCAAAATTTGACAAATAAGATCGAGCTTAAAACTCATTTGGACAGCATACAAAAAGAGATTTTTCTGTTCTTGAAGCCGTTAGGATTTAAGAAAAAAGGACGGACTTTTAACAGACAAACTGAAAACGGAATTTATCAAGTAATAAATATTCAAAGTGGTAGATACGAATTTGGCGACAAGTATGTAATCCCAGGATTTAGGGAGAATTTTTATGGCAAGTTTACAGTCAATTTAGGAGTTATGGTTAAAGAAATTTATGAACTTGAAAGCCACAACAAACCGAAAGACATATACCAAGATTACGATTGCCAAATTAGAGAACGACTGCCTCATTTGACTATTAAACAAGATCATTGGTGGACAATTTCAGACGACAACAATAAAACAGCGAAAGAAGTTATTGACGGACTGAGTTCACACGGACTTGATTGGCTTGACAACTTTGAAAACCGAGATAAGATTTGCAGAAACTTAGGAAATTTGGAAGACGGTTCACCGAGAGCAAAATTGGACGTTGCTTTAATTGAACTTCACCGAGACAAATCAAAAGCAGAAAAACTATTTCAAGACTATTACAACAACATTGAAATAAAAAACAGACATAAAGAATATGTAAAAGGACTTGCCGACAGACTTGGTTTAATATTGAAAGATTGA
- a CDS encoding tyrosine-type recombinase/integrase: protein MDEKGIKKQVHLAHFVHDAKRCIAIVFPYDTLLIAAAKKAGAKWSVTHKRWYLSNTPDTLREIFAAFKGVAWVEMEALRKKQDILPTDPPNVPRKTGPNSPARQVPATQITPEPPELNAAQVLALEAMRCKLEVARYSPQTINTYLSATKKFFQYFASKHPIDIDTKDIERYQHYLASERKVSNSYLNQVVNAVRYYYKEVLGDAHRVKFIERPRGERKLPKVLSEEKVTALLNAVDNLKHKCILMLIYSAGLRLGELLALERTDIIPERKQVLVRGGKGCKDRVTLLSDRILALLTEYLQVYTPRTYLFESPEGGMYSATSVQMVFKRAKKKAGITAPATVHTLRHSFATHLLENGTDLRYIQTLLGHASSKTTEIYTHVSTKAIGKIRSPLDNLDLG, encoded by the coding sequence ATGGACGAAAAAGGCATCAAGAAACAGGTCCACTTAGCGCATTTTGTACACGATGCCAAACGTTGCATAGCCATCGTTTTCCCTTACGACACGCTGCTCATTGCTGCAGCGAAAAAGGCCGGGGCCAAGTGGAGTGTTACCCACAAGCGATGGTACCTTTCCAATACACCGGATACCTTGCGGGAGATCTTCGCAGCATTCAAGGGCGTTGCTTGGGTAGAGATGGAAGCCTTGCGGAAAAAGCAAGATATACTTCCAACAGATCCACCAAATGTACCGCGGAAAACGGGGCCCAACTCCCCGGCGAGGCAAGTGCCCGCAACGCAAATAACACCTGAACCGCCAGAGCTCAATGCCGCTCAAGTGTTAGCGCTCGAGGCGATGCGGTGCAAATTGGAAGTGGCCCGGTATAGCCCACAAACGATCAACACCTACCTGAGCGCCACGAAGAAGTTCTTTCAGTACTTTGCCTCAAAGCATCCGATCGACATCGACACAAAAGATATCGAACGCTATCAACACTACTTGGCTTCCGAGCGAAAGGTGAGCAACAGTTATTTGAACCAAGTGGTGAACGCTGTTCGGTACTATTACAAGGAAGTATTGGGCGATGCGCACCGTGTGAAATTCATTGAACGGCCGCGCGGCGAACGCAAACTGCCAAAAGTGCTCAGCGAGGAAAAAGTGACGGCACTGCTTAACGCCGTGGACAACTTGAAGCACAAGTGCATCCTCATGTTGATCTACTCCGCAGGGCTACGATTGGGCGAATTGCTGGCCTTGGAGCGGACGGACATCATCCCCGAGCGTAAACAAGTGCTTGTGCGCGGTGGAAAAGGATGCAAGGATCGGGTAACGCTGCTGAGCGATAGGATCCTTGCGCTGCTTACCGAATACTTGCAAGTATACACGCCTAGAACCTACCTCTTTGAAAGTCCAGAGGGTGGCATGTATTCCGCTACAAGCGTCCAAATGGTCTTTAAACGAGCCAAAAAGAAAGCCGGTATAACCGCTCCCGCAACGGTACATACGCTTCGGCACTCTTTCGCAACACATCTTTTGGAGAATGGTACGGACCTTCGCTACATTCAGACCCTGTTAGGCCATGCCTCCAGCAAAACCACAGAGATCTATACGCATGTCAGCACCAAAGCCATTGGCAAGATCCGGAGCCCGTTGGACAACTTGGATCTGGGATGA
- a CDS encoding serine hydrolase, protein MERQLHAEFFSACGGDWEDVLGSLSEYDPFWRIRNEQAWLDPAMQLFVRAIEPSAFERVLTLKTENMRVFITIILSLFVLIGTAQDPYFPPTTGTTWETVDPSALGWCADQIPPLLQYLDSNNTKAFIVLKDGRIAIEHYFDTFTQDSVWYWASAGKSLTSFLVGLAQQDGSLDINQPSSNYLGAGWTSCTPAQEQAITVRHQLTMTTGLDDTTGDADCTDPACLHYLADPGTRWAYFNAPYTLLDGVIENATGSTMNSFVFSRLTQPAGISGAYVQVGYNNIFFSKPRSMARFGLLMLNQGTWNTTPIMTDMNYFTDMTTPSQTINNSYGYLWWLNGQTSYHLPGSQIEFPGMLMPNEPADGYNALGKNGQFINVIPSEGIVLVRMGNAPDGYPVPYLLNDEIWARLNAVICVSTAVEPNTRPEELTLYPNPAQDLLHITLPSNYLLGDVQIMDALGSALINQQVLSVATTIDLKDLSPGCYQCVVTTPQGRVVRGFVKE, encoded by the coding sequence ATGGAAAGGCAACTTCATGCTGAATTTTTTAGTGCTTGTGGCGGAGACTGGGAAGATGTGCTTGGATCACTAAGCGAGTATGATCCATTTTGGCGTATTAGGAATGAGCAAGCTTGGCTTGATCCTGCTATGCAGCTATTTGTTCGCGCGATCGAACCAAGTGCTTTCGAGCGTGTCCTAACCTTGAAGACTGAAAACATGCGTGTATTTATTACGATCATTCTATCGCTCTTTGTCTTGATCGGCACTGCACAAGACCCGTACTTCCCGCCAACTACTGGAACCACCTGGGAAACCGTTGATCCGTCGGCATTGGGCTGGTGCGCGGATCAAATACCGCCTCTGCTGCAATACTTGGACAGCAATAACACCAAGGCCTTCATTGTATTGAAGGATGGTCGGATCGCGATCGAACATTACTTCGACACATTCACTCAAGACAGTGTTTGGTATTGGGCATCGGCAGGAAAATCATTGACCAGTTTCTTGGTCGGTTTAGCGCAACAGGACGGATCGCTCGACATCAACCAACCTAGCAGCAATTACTTGGGCGCCGGATGGACGAGTTGTACACCTGCTCAGGAACAAGCGATCACCGTGCGGCATCAATTGACAATGACCACCGGCTTGGACGATACCACCGGAGACGCTGATTGTACGGACCCTGCATGCTTGCACTACTTAGCGGATCCTGGCACACGTTGGGCATATTTCAATGCGCCCTACACACTGTTGGATGGTGTGATCGAGAATGCAACTGGATCAACAATGAACAGTTTTGTCTTCTCACGCTTAACCCAACCTGCCGGCATTTCAGGCGCTTATGTTCAAGTTGGTTACAACAACATATTCTTCAGCAAACCGCGTAGCATGGCGCGTTTCGGGCTATTGATGTTGAACCAAGGCACATGGAACACCACACCCATCATGACGGACATGAACTACTTCACGGACATGACCACGCCTTCGCAAACGATCAATAATTCGTACGGTTACCTGTGGTGGTTGAACGGTCAAACGAGTTACCATCTTCCTGGATCACAAATTGAATTCCCCGGTATGTTGATGCCCAATGAACCCGCCGATGGGTACAATGCGCTAGGCAAGAACGGGCAATTCATCAACGTGATCCCGAGTGAAGGGATCGTGCTGGTGCGCATGGGCAATGCTCCGGATGGATATCCAGTACCCTACTTGCTCAATGATGAGATCTGGGCGCGATTGAATGCGGTGATCTGTGTTTCGACAGCTGTGGAACCGAACACGAGACCAGAAGAGCTAACGCTGTACCCCAACCCTGCTCAGGATCTGCTCCACATCACGCTGCCCTCCAACTACCTCTTAGGCGACGTGCAAATTATGGATGCACTCGGTAGCGCATTGATCAACCAACAGGTCCTATCCGTCGCTACGACCATCGATCTCAAGGACCTCTCCCCTGGTTGTTACCAATGTGTGGTTACTACACCGCAGGGTCGTGTTGTGCGTGGGTTCGTGAAGGAGTGA
- a CDS encoding TonB-dependent receptor yields MRSLIALLFLIAAETISAQTGTLAGVVRNEVGDPVQAVVSIETLGRSVTADEQGKYSIELPAKERVIVSWTYTGLSKVERSYSLRPGEVRTVDMSMPFFTLNPAQVEGERRGGGTGLEQLDARITNFAPTIQNGVESLLSGQTGVVMRNELSSGYSVRGGNFDENLVYVNDIEVYRPFLVRAGQQEGLSFPNPNLIDRLQFSAGGFEARFGDKLSSVLDITYKRPTEFKGSATAGLLGGSVHLESAMLKKRLRQITGYRYRTNQLIISGLDTKGEYRTGYTDLQTYWTYDLTPNTELGFLGIYSSNKYNVVPQDRETEFGPFNMPLRFTVYFEGQEKTAFETLFGALDMNIKASKDLKLKFTASAFRTYETERFDVLGQYRLGELERDPNSDQFGEVVRDLGVGTFLEHARNQLDAKVYTVAHKGYLKRPKSYIQWGLDARAEAINDKLSEWNLVDSAGFSIPLNDQETLALSNTLKSKLNLESVRASAYLQNTWRWNRGYNKYWTLIAGARAQHWSYNQQTVASPRLRLTYNPGWTKIKAAGDTVDLDYSFWAATGYFYQMPFYREVRRMDGTLNPDIRAQKSVHFLLGMDRRFPIWHRPFKFVAEVYYKHITDLIPYEVSNVRIRYLGTNNAKAYATGLDLKLNGEFIEGVESWVGVGLLQTREDVLDDFYYKRYNAAGEFIQPGYTFDQTAVDSVRVEPGFIPRPADQRVNFALFFQDEMPRWPTFKVAISMVFGTRLPFGPPNDNRYSDTLRTDLYQRVDIGFSKQLLGAKGQEKRGFLRHIDDLWISVEVFNLLGINNTIDHTWVTDVTGRQYSIPDYLTPRRFNLKILAWF; encoded by the coding sequence ATGCGTTCATTAATTGCTCTTCTTTTCTTAATTGCCGCGGAAACGATCAGTGCCCAGACAGGAACGCTGGCTGGCGTAGTGCGCAATGAGGTAGGCGATCCTGTGCAGGCAGTGGTTTCAATTGAGACGTTAGGCCGCAGTGTAACTGCTGACGAACAGGGTAAATATTCCATTGAGCTTCCGGCGAAGGAACGGGTTATCGTCTCCTGGACCTACACTGGTCTGAGCAAGGTGGAACGCAGCTATTCGTTGCGCCCAGGCGAAGTAAGAACGGTGGATATGAGCATGCCGTTCTTTACGTTGAACCCTGCCCAAGTTGAAGGTGAGCGGCGTGGAGGAGGCACAGGACTGGAGCAACTGGATGCCCGGATAACGAATTTTGCGCCGACGATTCAGAATGGCGTGGAATCACTGTTGAGCGGACAGACCGGGGTTGTAATGCGCAATGAACTGAGCAGCGGATACAGCGTACGCGGTGGCAACTTCGATGAGAACCTCGTGTATGTGAACGACATTGAGGTGTACCGCCCTTTCCTGGTGCGAGCCGGACAGCAGGAAGGATTGAGCTTTCCGAACCCGAACCTCATCGACCGCTTGCAATTCAGCGCGGGCGGATTCGAAGCACGGTTCGGCGATAAACTGAGCAGCGTACTGGACATCACCTACAAACGTCCGACGGAATTCAAAGGCAGTGCAACGGCAGGTCTTTTAGGAGGTTCAGTGCATTTGGAAAGTGCAATGTTGAAGAAACGGTTGCGGCAGATCACGGGTTACCGCTACCGGACCAACCAATTGATCATTAGCGGTCTCGATACCAAAGGCGAATACCGCACGGGCTACACGGACCTGCAGACCTATTGGACCTACGACCTTACACCGAATACCGAGCTTGGTTTTCTAGGGATCTATTCCAGCAATAAATACAATGTGGTACCGCAGGACCGCGAAACGGAATTCGGTCCGTTCAACATGCCATTGCGCTTTACGGTATACTTTGAAGGCCAAGAGAAAACAGCTTTTGAAACCTTGTTCGGCGCTTTGGACATGAACATTAAGGCGAGTAAGGACCTGAAGTTGAAATTCACTGCAAGCGCATTCCGGACCTATGAAACGGAACGGTTCGATGTGCTTGGTCAGTACCGATTGGGCGAGTTGGAGCGCGATCCGAACAGCGATCAGTTCGGCGAGGTGGTCCGTGATCTCGGTGTTGGTACGTTCCTGGAACATGCTCGGAACCAGTTGGATGCTAAGGTGTACACCGTTGCGCACAAAGGCTATCTGAAACGACCGAAAAGCTATATTCAATGGGGACTGGACGCGCGTGCGGAAGCCATCAACGATAAGCTGAGCGAATGGAACCTGGTCGATAGCGCGGGATTCAGCATACCACTGAACGATCAGGAAACCTTGGCACTAAGCAACACACTGAAAAGCAAGTTGAACTTGGAAAGTGTACGTGCATCAGCCTACTTACAGAACACCTGGCGCTGGAACCGTGGATACAACAAATACTGGACGCTCATAGCCGGAGCACGCGCACAGCATTGGAGCTACAACCAACAGACCGTAGCTAGTCCGCGCTTACGGTTGACCTATAATCCGGGATGGACGAAGATCAAAGCCGCAGGCGATACTGTAGATCTGGATTATAGCTTTTGGGCCGCAACCGGCTACTTTTACCAGATGCCGTTCTACCGCGAGGTCCGGCGAATGGACGGTACGTTGAACCCGGATATTCGCGCTCAAAAGAGCGTTCACTTCCTATTGGGTATGGATCGTCGATTCCCGATCTGGCATCGTCCCTTCAAATTCGTTGCCGAAGTCTACTATAAACACATCACCGACCTGATCCCTTACGAGGTAAGTAACGTTCGGATCCGCTATTTGGGGACCAACAATGCGAAAGCCTATGCGACAGGTCTCGATCTGAAGCTCAACGGGGAATTCATTGAAGGTGTGGAAAGCTGGGTCGGCGTTGGTCTACTTCAAACGCGAGAGGACGTTCTTGACGACTTCTACTACAAACGATACAATGCAGCGGGTGAGTTCATTCAACCCGGTTACACATTCGACCAGACCGCTGTGGACAGTGTGCGTGTTGAACCCGGTTTCATTCCTCGCCCTGCGGACCAACGCGTGAATTTTGCATTGTTCTTCCAGGATGAAATGCCCCGCTGGCCCACGTTCAAAGTAGCGATCAGTATGGTCTTCGGCACGCGTTTACCGTTCGGCCCACCGAATGACAACCGATACAGCGATACGTTAAGGACGGACCTTTACCAACGCGTGGATATTGGCTTTTCGAAGCAATTGCTCGGGGCAAAAGGACAGGAAAAAAGAGGATTTCTTCGCCATATCGATGACCTCTGGATCAGTGTAGAGGTCTTCAATCTGTTGGGCATTAACAACACGATAGACCATACGTGGGTAACCGACGTAACCGGCCGGCAGTATTCGATCCCGGATTACTTGACGCCAAGGCGATTCAACCTCAAGATCCTTGCTTGGTTCTAG
- a CDS encoding NAD(P)-binding domain-containing protein yields MATSSVQKAPLRKIGILGSGMVGQVLAKGFLEHGHDVMIGTRNPEKLAELIEKFPEIGVASHKEVAAFADIVVLAAKGTAAELVIRLCDSNDLVGKVVIDTTNPIADAPPENGVLKYFTTLDESLMEKLQKVSTGAYFVKAFNSVGNAYMVDPNFAEGRPTMFICGNNEAAKETVTALLADFGWDAEDMGGVEAARAIEPLCMLWCLPGFTRNQWTHAFKLYKK; encoded by the coding sequence ATGGCAACTTCAAGCGTACAAAAAGCACCACTTCGTAAGATCGGCATACTTGGTTCCGGAATGGTCGGTCAGGTTCTGGCGAAAGGTTTTTTGGAGCACGGCCATGATGTCATGATCGGCACGCGGAACCCCGAGAAGCTGGCGGAGCTGATAGAGAAATTCCCGGAGATCGGTGTGGCGAGCCATAAAGAAGTAGCCGCATTCGCTGACATAGTTGTGCTAGCGGCAAAGGGAACGGCTGCTGAGCTGGTGATCCGCTTGTGTGACAGCAATGATCTGGTAGGAAAGGTGGTGATCGATACGACGAACCCGATCGCTGATGCGCCGCCTGAGAATGGTGTTCTGAAGTATTTCACCACGTTGGATGAAAGTCTGATGGAGAAATTGCAGAAGGTCAGCACCGGAGCCTACTTCGTAAAAGCATTCAACAGTGTGGGCAACGCCTATATGGTCGATCCGAATTTCGCCGAAGGCCGTCCTACCATGTTCATCTGCGGAAACAACGAAGCAGCCAAGGAAACGGTAACCGCCCTACTGGCAGACTTTGGTTGGGATGCCGAGGACATGGGCGGTGTGGAGGCAGCACGCGCCATTGAGCCGCTCTGCATGTTGTGGTGCTTGCCCGGGTTCACGCGCAACCAATGGACGCATGCGTTCAAGTTGTACAAGAAGTGA
- the mazG gene encoding nucleoside triphosphate pyrophosphohydrolase produces the protein MTQQDPRATAFLRLLTIMDELREQCPWDRKQTMETLRPLTIEETYELGDAILNNDLQEVKKELGDLILHMVFYAKIGSEQKAFDITDVLNGICEKLINRHPHIYSDVKVKDEEEVKANWEKIKLAEKAGSTKNGEVPSVLEGVPRGLPSMVKAIRIQDKARGVGFDWDNREQVWEKVHEELGELKHEVDNNTPEQAEELGDVLFSLVNYARFLNIDPDEALERTNRKFIQRFQFLERESHKDGKVMGEMTLEEMEGYWQRAKGE, from the coding sequence ATGACCCAGCAAGACCCACGAGCCACAGCTTTTTTACGCCTGCTTACCATCATGGATGAACTCCGTGAGCAATGTCCGTGGGACCGTAAGCAGACTATGGAGACCTTGCGCCCGTTGACGATCGAGGAAACCTACGAACTTGGTGATGCCATTCTCAACAACGACCTACAGGAAGTTAAAAAGGAACTCGGCGACCTGATCCTTCACATGGTGTTCTACGCGAAGATCGGGAGCGAGCAGAAAGCATTCGATATTACCGATGTGCTGAACGGCATTTGCGAGAAACTGATCAACCGACATCCACACATTTACAGCGATGTGAAGGTGAAGGACGAAGAAGAAGTGAAGGCCAATTGGGAAAAGATCAAACTCGCTGAAAAAGCTGGGTCAACGAAGAATGGCGAAGTGCCCAGCGTATTGGAAGGTGTTCCGCGTGGGCTGCCGAGCATGGTTAAAGCGATCCGGATCCAGGACAAAGCACGCGGCGTTGGCTTCGACTGGGACAACCGCGAACAGGTCTGGGAAAAGGTACACGAGGAATTGGGCGAGTTGAAGCACGAAGTGGATAACAACACACCGGAACAAGCAGAAGAACTCGGCGACGTGTTGTTCTCACTAGTCAACTATGCGCGTTTCCTGAACATCGACCCCGACGAAGCACTAGAACGTACGAACCGCAAATTCATTCAACGCTTCCAATTCCTCGAACGCGAAAGCCACAAGGACGGTAAAGTGATGGGGGAGATGACCTTGGAAGAAATGGAAGGCTATTGGCAGCGGGCGAAGGGGGAGTGA
- a CDS encoding OmpA family protein, with protein sequence MKSTLILLILVLNTTFGFGQRQKEFRMCFDIGSSKLSEEAESQIQTIAQLLQEPNFNYLKIFGYATTSGTEASNTELSKRRALEVYGKIKAFHSIDESKIYITWLGESQDAYDLHYEKAKPQTPCVEVIVQYNE encoded by the coding sequence ATGAAATCCACTTTGATTCTTCTGATACTCGTTTTGAACACGACGTTCGGTTTTGGCCAGAGGCAAAAAGAATTCAGAATGTGCTTTGACATAGGATCGAGCAAACTATCTGAAGAAGCTGAGAGTCAAATTCAAACAATAGCCCAATTGCTTCAAGAACCCAACTTCAACTACTTGAAAATATTCGGTTATGCAACTACGTCGGGAACCGAAGCATCTAACACCGAACTATCAAAAAGAAGAGCTCTTGAAGTGTATGGTAAAATCAAGGCATTTCATTCGATCGATGAGTCCAAAATCTATATTACATGGCTCGGAGAAAGTCAGGACGCATATGACTTGCACTATGAAAAAGCCAAACCTCAAACCCCATGTGTGGAAGTGATAGTTCAATACAACGAGTGA
- a CDS encoding DUF695 domain-containing protein: MSSFFGFGKRKAPTGTSSDEPKGRIGEYYENELPVIMKFSIRLPDIAVQTHFTFLTVISWKYDGTSNNGMPPREVNNKMIALEDAIETIQSKSSEFVHAYSRTGNNLKELVYYSKGLSEFMPMLNKGLESHEPYPIEINFYEDSDWSELKKLLQDFRE; encoded by the coding sequence ATGTCATCATTTTTCGGCTTCGGGAAACGCAAGGCGCCGACAGGCACATCTTCTGACGAACCAAAAGGCAGGATTGGAGAATACTATGAAAACGAGTTGCCTGTTATCATGAAGTTTTCAATCAGACTTCCAGATATCGCAGTTCAAACTCACTTCACTTTTCTAACAGTGATTTCTTGGAAGTACGATGGCACATCCAATAACGGGATGCCCCCAAGAGAGGTCAACAATAAAATGATTGCTCTTGAAGATGCTATAGAAACCATACAGTCCAAATCCTCAGAGTTCGTTCACGCCTATAGTAGGACTGGGAACAACCTGAAGGAACTGGTTTACTATAGCAAAGGCTTGAGTGAATTCATGCCCATGTTAAACAAAGGGCTAGAATCTCATGAACCTTATCCGATAGAGATAAACTTCTACGAGGACAGTGATTGGTCCGAGTTGAAGAAACTTCTCCAAGATTTCAGAGAATAA